A window of Blastocatellia bacterium genomic DNA:
CGATCAACTCGGCTTGACCAGATTCCACCGCGCGCGTCAACGATTCGACCTCAATGCTGCATCGCGCTAGCTCGTCTTCCAACGCGGCCAACTGCTCCCGCAATGCGACCTCGTCTTGTTGCAAATCTACGCGCTTAGATTGCAATCCTGTGATATGCTCCAGACAGCTTGTGCGTTGACTTCGCGTTCGCTCAAGTTGAAGCTCCGTCGCGCTCAATTGATCACGCAGCTCGTTCAGCGTCGCTTCATGCTGGCGTGTGGCATCAATCACCTGACGATACTGCGCCTCTAATTGACCGACTTCGGCTTTGAGCTGGGCATGCACACGGCTTGCTTCGTCCAAACCGTGATCAATTGCTTCCAGCTCGGATTCGAGGCGAACTGCTTCCGCCGTGAACAACACCCGCAGCAATCCTCGCAGCTCATCTTTGAGCCGTCGGTAGCGACGCGCCTTGGCTGCCTGACGCTTGAGCGATTTGATCTGCCGGTCCAACTCAGCCATGATGTCATCAATGCGCGCCAGGTTTTGTTTCGCCGATTGGAGTTTCAGTTCGGTGGCGCGTTGGCGCATACGAAACCGAGTGATGCCAGCAGCCGATTCAATAACGGCCCGGCGCTCAAATGGTTTCGCCGTGATGATCTCGCCGACATGGCCCTGCCCGATGATGGCATAATGGCCTGGACCTAAGCCGGTGCCGGAAAACAGATCATAGATGTCTCGCAACCGCACACGACGGCCGTTGAGCAAGTATTCGCTTTCGCCGGAACGATACAATCGCCGTCCAATCGTGATCCTTTCACCCGGCGCCACATTGATGCTTAATGGTATGGCCGGCGCTGCGGCACCGTTGCCATCAGAGGGACCATCAGCCGAATCTTCGTCACGTCGGTGGCCGTTGGAGACAGACAGCTCCCGCTCGGCCACGAACGTCAGCGTCACCTCGGCCATGCCAACAGGTTGCCGGGTGCGTGTGCCTTGAAAAATCACATCCTCCATTTTGCCGCCGCGCAACAGCCGGGCGCTTTGTTCACCAAGCACCCAGGTGATCGCATCGGACAAATTCGACTTGCCACATCCATTTGGACCAACCACGGCGGTGATGGTATCGGTGAGGATGAGTTCGGTTTGATCACAAAATGATTTGAACCCGCGTAGCTCCAGCTTTTCCAACTTCAACATATTCTCTTCTGCCCCCTCTGCGGGTTGCTCGCCACATCTGGGGCAAGCAGCGCCTGCTTCTGCAACATATTCCTCATCAGCCCCAACAGGTGCACCTGCCTCGAAATTCGACCGCAATATACTGTAGCCACGCGGCGATTGTCAATTCACCGCTGCCGGAGGCCACTTGTTGTTGCTCCGTCTACTCCGACCGGAAACGCCTGCGCCAGCGGCTGACCCGCGCTGAGGGAACATCGGACGGAGAACAAATGACAAATGCGCAGCCCATGTGCTACAGTTATCGCCCCTTTCAGACAGGGATTCAGGCTTTGATAGAACAAGCGAAGGAGTCACTATGAAGATTTACACCGGGCAAGACATCCGCAATGTGGCTGTCGTCGGACACAGTCATGCAGGCAAGACATCACTGGTGGCCGCGTTTCTCTTTGATGCCGGCGTCACCGAACGCCTCGGCAGCGTTGAGCACGGCACGACCATTACCGATTATGACGAAGATGAAATCGAACGGAAAACCTCCATTCATACCGCGCTCGCTTATCTGGAGTGGAAAGGCAAAAAGATCAATCTGCTGGATACGCCGGGCTTCAATGCGTTCATTCACGACGCCAAACCGGCTGTACAAGTGGCCGAGTTGGCGCTGTTTGTCGTAGACGCGGTGGACGGCGTACAAGTGCAAACCGAGAAAGCCATCGCCTATGCCAATGAGTTTGAGCGACCGCGAATGATCGTCATCAATCGCGTGGATCATGAACGCGCTGATGTGCCGGCCGTGCTCCAATCCATCAGCGAAGCGTTTGGACGTGAAGCCATCCGCCTGCAACTGCCCATCGGCAATCACAAAGAATTCACCGGCGTCATTGATCTGGTGAAACAAAAGGCCTACGTGTTCACACCCGATGGCAGCGGTCAATTTCAAGAACAATCCATTCCAGATCACCTACAAGCTGATGCCCAATCCGCGCGTGAAGCGCTCATTGAAATGGTGGCTGAAAGCGATGACGCATTGCTCGAAAAATTCTTCGCCGAGGGGACGATCTCGGACGATGAGTTAATCCCCGGCATCCGCAAGGCCGTCGCCGAGCGCAAGTTGATCCCGATTATGTTCTCGGCGGCCACGCTCAACATCGGCGCGCAGCCGATTCTGGATTCTATTGTGAGTTATGGTCCATCACCCTACGATCTCAGTCCTGTGCGCGGCCGCGCCGGCATTGGTGCAGACGCGCCGGTGATTGAACGGCCTGTTGCTGACGATCAACCCTATTCGGCATACGTGTTCAAAACGATCGCAGACCCATTCGCCGGGCGCATCACCGTGTTCAAGGTTCAATCCGGTATCATGAAATCGGACATGAGCGTCTATAACATCACCCGGAACGCGCAGGAGCGGCTCGGCCCGATCCATTTAATCAAAGGAAAACAACTTGAAAAAATTGCCGAGGCCCACGCAGGCGACATCGCGGCTGTCACCAAATTGAAAGAGACCACCACGGGCGATACCTTCACTGACAAGGCCAATCCGATCGTCTATCCGCCACTGGTCTATCCCCAAGGGGCGATCGCCTTCGCTGTCGAGCCTAAGACACGCGGTGACGAAGACCGGCTCTCCACAGCAATGCAAAAGCTACTGGAAGAAGACCCGGCGCTGCGGCTGGAGCGTGATCCACAGACCAAGGAGTTTCTCTTATCGGGAACAGGACAGGTACACATTGAAGTCACGGTGAATCGTCTGAAAAAACGCTATGGTGTGGAAGTCACGCTACGCACGCCCAAGGTTC
This region includes:
- the fusA gene encoding elongation factor G, with translation MKIYTGQDIRNVAVVGHSHAGKTSLVAAFLFDAGVTERLGSVEHGTTITDYDEDEIERKTSIHTALAYLEWKGKKINLLDTPGFNAFIHDAKPAVQVAELALFVVDAVDGVQVQTEKAIAYANEFERPRMIVINRVDHERADVPAVLQSISEAFGREAIRLQLPIGNHKEFTGVIDLVKQKAYVFTPDGSGQFQEQSIPDHLQADAQSAREALIEMVAESDDALLEKFFAEGTISDDELIPGIRKAVAERKLIPIMFSAATLNIGAQPILDSIVSYGPSPYDLSPVRGRAGIGADAPVIERPVADDQPYSAYVFKTIADPFAGRITVFKVQSGIMKSDMSVYNITRNAQERLGPIHLIKGKQLEKIAEAHAGDIAAVTKLKETTTGDTFTDKANPIVYPPLVYPQGAIAFAVEPKTRGDEDRLSTAMQKLLEEDPALRLERDPQTKEFLLSGTGQVHIEVTVNRLKKRYGVEVTLRTPKVPYRETIRKRVEARGRHKKQTGGRGQFGDATCVFEPLPRGAGFEFVDKIFGGVISQQLRPAVEKGIIEAALNGPVAGYPVVDFRVELIDGSMHPVDSDELSFKLAGRKAFREAMPKADPVLLEPIMNVEVTAPQEFAGDLIGDLNSRRGRIQGMDTKGNQQVVKAQVPLAEMLQYQSTLNSITGARGSYTMEFSHYDEVPAHLAQKIIEQARAEGRIKAEEE